Below is a window of Streptomyces sp. NBC_01429 DNA.
GTTCACGATCCGGGCCAGCCACGCCGGGTCGACGGGCCGCCGCGCGAAGCGCAGCGGCAGGGTGATGTTGTCGCGGACGCTGAGCGCGGGGATCAGGTTGTACGCCTGGAAGACGAAGCCGATCCGTTCGCGTCGCAGCTCGGTCAGGGCCGTCTCCGACAGCCCGCTCAGATCGGTGTCCCCGAGCAGCACCCGGCCGGAGGCGGGCCGGTCGAGACCGGCGGCGAGGTGCAGGAAGGTGCTCTTGCCGGAGCCGGAGGGGCCCATCACGCCGGTGAACGTGCCGCGCGGGATGCCGGCGGTCACCCCGTGCAGGGCGGTGACGGCGGCGGCGCCCGTTCCGTAGACCGCGGTGGCGGCCTCCAACCGGACGGCGAAGCCGGACGCGGCGGCGTCCGTCACCGTCCGCCCCGATGCCCGTACCGGCCCTGCCGCCATGATCCGCTCCTTCACCACTGCACCCACTGCACCCATCGCACGACTGCACCACTGGGTTCGATGGAGTGAAGGTAGGCCGGAGGCGTTGGCCCGAACCATCCCGTACATGCCATGATCGATGGTGGAGTCCGCTCCACCATCGGGCTCCGCCACGGGGCCGTCGGGCCTCGGTACGGGCTCGGCCACGGGCCAGGGAGCAGACCGCAATGACAGAGCGCAGACCCGGCCGTCCGCAGGCCCGGCTGCGCGCCCGACCGCACTCCCGGCTGCGCGCCCGACCGCACTCCCGGCTCGGCGAGTTGAAGTTCCTCGCGGTCGGCGTGGGCACCGGCCTGGCCGCGTGGTTCCTGCTCGTCGGGCTGATGCTGAGCATCGCGCCGATCGTCACCCTGCCGCTGCTGCCGCGCACCGCGCGCGGCGCCCGCAGGCTGGCCGCGTTCGAACGCCGCCGCACCGGCCGTTACCTGGACACGACGATTCCGGCGCCGCGACCGGTCGGCGGCGACGACATCGGGGACGTACTGGCGAGCCCCGACACGCGCCGGGACGTGAGCTGGCTGGCGCTCCACGCCACGTTCGGCCTGCTGACCGGGCTGCTGGCGGTGGCGTCACCCGCCGGTGTCGTGCAGAACCTGGTGACCGCCGCTTTCTGGCCGCTCCTCCCCTCGGCGACCACCACGCTGGACCAGCC
It encodes the following:
- a CDS encoding ABC transporter ATP-binding protein, with the translated sequence MAAGPVRASGRTVTDAAASGFAVRLEAATAVYGTGAAAVTALHGVTAGIPRGTFTGVMGPSGSGKSTFLHLAAGLDRPASGRVLLGDTDLSGLSETALTELRRERIGFVFQAYNLIPALSVRDNITLPLRFARRPVDPAWLARIVNEVGIDGLLARRPGQLSGGQQQRVAIARALVTRPDVVFADEPTGALDTGTGAQVLGLLRGLVDSLGQTVVMVTHDPVAASYAHFVMFLADGRFVDQLYEPTAESVAARMTGLGER